In a single window of the Drosophila albomicans strain 15112-1751.03 chromosome 3, ASM965048v2, whole genome shotgun sequence genome:
- the LOC117571425 gene encoding akirin, with protein MACATLKRALDWESLNQRPTKRRRCVPYGQSAGNSPSRGGQPTVDGATNSPSTTGMPSNRFAKDSTEPSPFSESALAKMSPDKMAENLCNEIKRLHKRKQLPITSSALERMQDSESSGSEMGPESPLRPDSPPSHMMRHHNEKALFTFKQVQLICEGIVKDREDQLRERYESVLTTKLAEQYDAFVKFTYDQIQRRYEAAPSYLS; from the exons ATGGCTTGTGCTACATTAAAACGCGCATTGGACTGGGAGTCGCTCAATCAGCGTCCCACAAAACGTCGACGTTGTGTTCCCTACGGACAATCTGCTGGCAATTCGCCATCACGCGGCGGCCAGCCGACGGTAGATGGCGCCACCAACAGCCCAAGCACCACAGGCATGCCAAGCAATCGCTTTGCCAAAGACAGCACTGAGCCGAGCCCATTCTCCGAATCCGCCTTGGCCAAGATGTCGCCAG ACAAAATGGCCGAGAATTTGTGCAATGAAATCAAAAGACTGCACAAACGCAAACAGTTGCCCATCACATCATCCGCTTTGGAGCGCATGCAGGACTCGGAATCGAGCGGTTCCGAAATGGGACCCGAGAGTCCATTGCGCCCGGACAGCCCACCGAGTCACATGATGCGCCATCACAACGAGAAGGCATTGTTCACGTTCAAGCAGGTGCAACTCATATGCGAGGGCATCGTGAAGGATCGCGAGGATCAACTGCGTGAGCGTTACGAATCGGTGCTGACCACCAAATTGGCTGAGCAATATGATGCCTTTGTGAAATTCACATATGATCAGATCCAGCGTCGCTACGAAGCAGCGCCCAGCT ATTTGTCGTAA